Proteins from a single region of Gossypium arboreum isolate Shixiya-1 chromosome 1, ASM2569848v2, whole genome shotgun sequence:
- the LOC108464095 gene encoding bidirectional sugar transporter SWEET4-like, whose protein sequence is MVSHLVTTIRNVVGITGNVISLFLFLSPVPTFIRIWKKGSVEQFSPAPYLATLINCMVWVVYGLPMVHPNSTLVVTINGTGTAIEIVYLTLFLIYCHDKKKRVKVMLIVLVEIIFIAGVTALVLIIAHTTQRRSMVVGIIAILFNIMMYAAPLSVMKLVITTKSVEYMPFFLSLASFANGVAWTAYAFLPFDPFIAVPNGLGTLFSLAQLLLYATYYKSTKRIIAARQEAKMEMHLSEVVVNGDNKDPKKNSTAP, encoded by the exons ATGGTTTCGCACCTTGTCACCACTATCCGAAATGTAGTTGGAATCACAG GGAATGTAATCTCCCTCTTCTTGTTCTTGTCTCCTGT ACCAACTTTTATTAGAATTTGGAAGAAAGGATCAGTGGAACAGTTCTCCCCAGCCCCATACCTTGCAACCTTAATCAATTGCATGGTTTGGGTGGTTTATGGGCTGCCTATGGTGCACCCCAACAGCACCCTGGTTGTAACCATCAATGGCACAGGGACTGCCATTGAGATTGTATACCTAACCCTCTTCCTCATCTATTGCCATGAcaagaaaaagagagtgaaagtgaTGCTAATAGTGCTAGTTGAGATTATTTTTATTGCGGGTGTCACCGCTCTGGTTCTTATCATAGCTCACACCACTCAACGTCGATCCATGGTGGTCGGAATTATAGCTATTTTGTTCAATATCATGATGTATGCTGCCCCTTTATCCGTCATG aaactGGTGATCACGACGAAAAGTGTGGAGTATATGCCATTTTTCCTGTCACTAGCATCCTTTGCCAATGGTGTTGCTTGGACTGCATATGCTTTCCTCCCTTTTGATCCTTTTATTGCT GTTCCAAATGGACTAGGGACATTGTTTAGTTTAGCACAGCTGTTGTTGTATGCCACATATTACAAGTCCACAAAGAGAATAATAGCAGCAAGACAAGAGGCCAAGATGGAGATGCATCTCTCGGAGGTGGTGGTCAATGGTGATAATAAGGATCCCAAAAAGAACTCCACAGCACCTTAG